A genomic stretch from Thermoanaerobaculum aquaticum includes:
- a CDS encoding uroporphyrinogen-III synthase — MKGWVLITREAQELPELQPWVPEELELVAFPVLRQVPWEEPAAWERLARHLAELAVIACTSRHAPRPFLAQAQRRGLDAALTQLPVAAVGEATAAACREVGLSVALVGSQGGAALAETISQRFTVPSAVVFPCGREHREELVSRLHAAGFEVFPLPVYAMEPANPSQLPPLPPGSPRAVVLTSPRAASHYWQLTQGQFSAVPHLAWGATTAQELQKLGLAFEVLPQPNPKGLKEALCRIL, encoded by the coding sequence GTGAAGGGTTGGGTTCTCATTACCCGGGAAGCCCAGGAGCTGCCGGAGCTTCAACCTTGGGTTCCGGAGGAGCTGGAGCTGGTGGCTTTTCCGGTGTTGCGGCAGGTACCCTGGGAGGAGCCGGCGGCCTGGGAGCGCCTGGCACGGCACCTGGCAGAGCTTGCCGTGATTGCCTGTACCAGCCGTCACGCCCCCCGTCCCTTCCTGGCCCAAGCCCAACGTCGGGGGCTGGACGCAGCTTTGACGCAGCTGCCGGTGGCTGCTGTGGGAGAGGCCACCGCAGCGGCGTGCCGGGAGGTGGGGCTTTCTGTGGCGTTGGTGGGCAGCCAAGGGGGCGCAGCGCTGGCCGAAACCATAAGCCAGCGGTTTACCGTTCCTTCCGCTGTGGTTTTCCCCTGTGGCCGGGAGCACCGGGAGGAGCTGGTGAGCCGCCTGCATGCGGCGGGTTTTGAGGTGTTTCCCCTGCCGGTTTATGCCATGGAACCTGCGAACCCCTCGCAGCTTCCACCCCTGCCCCCGGGTTCCCCCCGGGCGGTGGTGCTCACCTCACCCCGGGCCGCGAGCCACTACTGGCAGCTTACCCAGGGGCAGTTTTCCGCGGTGCCCCATTTGGCGTGGGGAGCGACCACCGCCCAAGAGCTGCAAAAGCTGGGGCTTGCCTTTGAGGTCTTGCCCCAGCCAAACCCCAAAGGCTTGAAGGAGGCGTTATGTCGGATCTTGTAA
- a CDS encoding glycosyltransferase family 2 protein — protein sequence MVSEIAALIPAFNCSATVGAVVAGVLQHVPLVLVVDDGSSDDTAWQARQAGAHVLRLEENRGKGEAVRTGLPWLLAGPWTHILMLDADGQHDPNDIPGFLALAHEYDLIVGNRLHTPQAIPGKRFWTNYIGTRALSLMTGFPLEDSQCGFRLVRAAVLRRMELIGRRYSVDTEILVRAGRMRVPFAHVPVRVIYNGQVSHFRPLADTVHIVFSAVPFKVDERVRRWDPGPEFFRPLAQALPVLPPVSGGSTG from the coding sequence ATGGTGTCGGAGATCGCAGCCCTCATCCCGGCGTTCAACTGCAGCGCCACCGTAGGAGCCGTGGTGGCTGGTGTTTTGCAGCATGTTCCCCTGGTGCTGGTAGTGGACGACGGCTCTTCCGACGACACCGCATGGCAGGCGCGGCAGGCCGGCGCCCACGTTTTGCGGCTGGAGGAAAACCGCGGCAAAGGGGAAGCGGTGCGCACCGGCTTGCCCTGGCTTTTGGCTGGCCCCTGGACGCACATCCTCATGCTGGATGCCGATGGGCAACACGACCCCAACGATATTCCCGGCTTTCTGGCTTTAGCTCACGAGTACGACCTCATTGTGGGCAATCGCCTCCATACCCCCCAGGCCATTCCCGGCAAGCGCTTCTGGACCAACTACATTGGCACCCGGGCCCTGAGCTTGATGACCGGCTTTCCCCTGGAGGATTCCCAGTGCGGTTTTCGCTTGGTTCGCGCTGCGGTTTTGCGGCGCATGGAGCTCATCGGCCGGCGCTACTCGGTGGATACCGAGATCCTGGTGCGGGCGGGACGCATGCGGGTGCCCTTTGCCCATGTCCCGGTGCGGGTCATCTACAACGGCCAGGTTTCCCACTTCCGTCCGCTGGCCGATACCGTACACATCGTTTTTTCCGCGGTCCCCTTCAAGGTGGATGAGCGGGTTCGCCGCTGGGATCCGGGGCCTGAGTTCTTTCGGCCTCTGGCGCAAGCGCTGCCGGTCTTGCCGCCGGTGAGCGGCGGGTCAACTGGCTAA
- a CDS encoding phosphomannomutase/phosphoglucomutase: protein MAGIFKAYDVRGVVPEELNEEHAYAIGYFFPQILEAEDTAKVKAVVLSRDMRQTSPGLASACEKGLRTAGFAVWDIGLATTPMNYFAVGFLGASGGIQVTASHNPARYNGFKFSRREAIPVSSETGIGKLEELVRTQKPPEPNPQGPYQIREIWQAYEAHVLRFLRVREPRLKVAVDVANGMATLYEPLFSQLNIELVPLFFGLDGTFPNHEANPLKEENLRFLQEAVVAQGCDLGVAFDGDADRAMMVDEKGKVVGADLLTALLAKAILARFPGASIVYDVRSSWATREAIEAAGGVPVRERVGHSFMKATMRKLQSPFGGELAGHFYYRENFYADSAIITMIEVLNLLRQEGKPLSELVKPLDRYARTGEVNFHVANKEEVITALAEKFGHGQVDFLDGITVEFADWWFNVRPSNTEPLLRLVMEARDPGLLSERRKDVEAVIRQVGREN, encoded by the coding sequence ATGGCAGGGATCTTCAAGGCTTACGACGTGCGCGGCGTGGTTCCCGAGGAGCTGAACGAAGAACACGCTTACGCCATTGGTTATTTTTTCCCGCAGATTCTCGAAGCCGAAGATACGGCCAAGGTGAAGGCCGTGGTGTTGAGCCGGGATATGCGGCAAACCTCACCGGGCTTAGCGTCCGCTTGCGAAAAGGGCTTGCGTACCGCCGGTTTTGCCGTTTGGGACATCGGCCTCGCCACCACCCCCATGAACTACTTTGCCGTGGGCTTTTTAGGGGCCAGCGGCGGCATTCAAGTAACCGCCTCCCACAACCCTGCCCGCTACAACGGGTTTAAGTTTTCCCGGCGGGAGGCTATTCCCGTCAGCTCGGAAACCGGCATTGGCAAGCTGGAGGAGCTGGTTCGCACGCAAAAACCCCCGGAACCAAACCCCCAGGGGCCGTACCAAATCCGCGAGATCTGGCAGGCCTATGAAGCCCATGTGTTGCGGTTTTTGCGGGTTCGCGAGCCCCGCCTCAAGGTGGCCGTGGACGTGGCCAACGGCATGGCCACGCTTTACGAACCCCTGTTTTCCCAGCTCAACATTGAGCTGGTGCCGCTGTTTTTTGGCCTGGACGGCACCTTCCCAAACCACGAGGCCAACCCCTTGAAGGAGGAGAACCTCCGCTTCCTCCAGGAAGCGGTGGTGGCCCAGGGGTGCGACTTGGGTGTGGCCTTTGACGGCGATGCCGACCGGGCCATGATGGTGGACGAGAAGGGAAAGGTGGTGGGCGCTGATCTTTTAACAGCGCTTTTAGCAAAAGCCATCCTTGCGCGCTTTCCGGGCGCCAGCATCGTGTACGACGTGCGGTCATCCTGGGCTACCCGCGAGGCCATTGAAGCGGCCGGGGGAGTCCCGGTGCGGGAGAGGGTTGGGCACTCCTTCATGAAGGCCACCATGCGCAAACTGCAAAGCCCCTTCGGTGGCGAGCTGGCGGGGCACTTTTACTACCGCGAAAACTTTTACGCCGACTCGGCCATCATCACCATGATTGAGGTTTTGAACTTGCTCCGGCAGGAGGGAAAGCCCCTTTCGGAGCTGGTGAAACCCCTGGACCGCTATGCCCGCACCGGTGAGGTGAACTTCCACGTGGCCAACAAGGAGGAGGTCATTACTGCTCTTGCCGAAAAGTTCGGGCACGGCCAGGTGGACTTTTTGGACGGGATTACCGTGGAGTTCGCCGACTGGTGGTTCAACGTGAGGCCTTCCAACACCGAGCCCCTGCTGCGGCTGGTGATGGAAGCGAGAGATCCGGGGCTTCTTTCGGAGCGGCGGAAGGACGTGGAGGCGGTGATCCGCCAGGTGGGCCGGGAAAACTAG
- a CDS encoding SDR family oxidoreductase, with amino-acid sequence MGDGSWAAEEGHGLRVVVSGGSRGIGRAIVLALVQAGYEVDFLYRQNQNAAQEVEIQARELGGSARGFRCDVSVREDVESFLAQLAEPVYAVVNNAAIIADGTLLLMDEERWRRVVDTALTGAYRLTRGCLRSMLHSGRGRVVNIGSLSGLLGQHGQTNYSAAKGGLVAFTKALAREVGRYGITANCVVPGWIETDLTAGLPESRKKRARESVPMGRFGKPEEVASVVRFLLSPQAGYITGAVIRVDGGVGA; translated from the coding sequence GTGGGTGATGGGTCCTGGGCGGCAGAGGAAGGGCATGGTCTCAGGGTGGTGGTCTCGGGTGGGTCCCGGGGCATCGGCCGGGCCATCGTTTTGGCCCTGGTCCAGGCAGGCTACGAGGTTGACTTTCTATACCGGCAAAACCAAAACGCCGCCCAGGAGGTGGAAATCCAAGCGCGGGAGCTGGGTGGAAGCGCCCGGGGCTTCCGCTGCGACGTTTCGGTCCGGGAGGATGTGGAAAGCTTCCTAGCGCAGCTGGCCGAGCCGGTTTACGCGGTGGTCAACAACGCCGCCATCATTGCCGACGGCACCTTGCTGCTCATGGATGAAGAGCGCTGGCGGCGGGTGGTGGACACCGCGCTCACCGGAGCCTACCGGCTCACCCGTGGGTGCTTGCGCTCCATGCTTCACTCCGGGCGGGGGAGGGTGGTGAACATCGGCTCGCTTTCCGGGCTTTTGGGGCAACACGGTCAAACCAACTACTCCGCCGCCAAGGGAGGGTTGGTGGCCTTTACCAAGGCCCTGGCCCGGGAGGTGGGGCGGTACGGCATTACCGCCAACTGCGTGGTTCCGGGCTGGATTGAAACCGACCTTACGGCAGGCTTGCCCGAAAGCCGAAAAAAGCGGGCCCGGGAGTCGGTGCCCATGGGACGCTTTGGAAAGCCGGAGGAGGTGGCCTCGGTGGTGCGCTTTTTGCTTTCCCCCCAAGCCGGCTACATCACCGGCGCGGTGATCCGCGTGGACGGGGGCGTGGGAGCTTAA
- the hemL gene encoding glutamate-1-semialdehyde 2,1-aminomutase produces MRIATSEALYRRACQLMPAGVNSPVRAFRAVGGTPIFYRQGQGSRFTDVDGNTFVDYVMSWGPLILGHAHPEVVEAVKKAAERGLSFGAPCEAEVALAEKVVASYPGCELVRFVSSGTEAVMAAIRVARGFTGRPRILKFEGCYHGHSDSLLVKAGSGLATFGTPSSGGVPAALAELTVVVPLDDEQALEEAFARYGSELACAIIEPIPANAGLLLQRREFLARLADLCRASGALLIFDEVISGFRVARGGAAQVFGITPDLATFGKVIGGGMPVGAFGGRRDIMEQVAPLGSVYQAGTLSGNPVAMAAGLATLQVLEREAGWEKLERLGQELELALLPILSGRGQLVRLGSIFWLYLDTASPAPRRFDAIAPHAAERYRALHRALLERGVYLAPSAYEVGFLSLAHTSDDLAFTAQALQQALAEVYW; encoded by the coding sequence ATGCGGATTGCCACATCCGAAGCACTTTACCGGCGAGCCTGCCAGCTCATGCCGGCAGGCGTGAACTCCCCGGTGCGGGCCTTTCGGGCGGTGGGCGGTACCCCCATCTTTTACCGGCAAGGCCAGGGCAGCCGCTTTACCGACGTGGACGGCAACACCTTCGTGGACTACGTGATGTCCTGGGGACCGCTGATTTTGGGTCACGCCCACCCGGAGGTGGTGGAAGCCGTGAAAAAAGCAGCCGAACGGGGGCTTTCCTTTGGTGCCCCCTGCGAGGCGGAGGTGGCGCTGGCCGAAAAGGTGGTTGCCTCCTACCCAGGGTGCGAGCTGGTGCGCTTCGTGTCCTCCGGCACCGAAGCGGTCATGGCGGCCATTCGCGTGGCCCGGGGTTTTACCGGCCGCCCGCGGATTTTGAAGTTCGAAGGTTGCTACCACGGCCACTCCGATTCGCTTTTGGTCAAAGCCGGCTCCGGGCTGGCCACCTTTGGGACTCCCTCCTCCGGCGGCGTCCCGGCGGCCCTGGCCGAGCTCACCGTAGTGGTGCCTCTGGACGATGAGCAGGCACTGGAGGAAGCCTTTGCCCGCTACGGGTCCGAGCTGGCCTGCGCCATCATTGAGCCAATCCCCGCCAATGCCGGTTTGCTTTTGCAGCGGCGGGAGTTTCTCGCCAGGCTTGCGGATCTCTGCCGCGCGTCCGGGGCGCTTTTGATCTTTGACGAGGTCATTTCCGGCTTCCGGGTCGCCCGGGGTGGCGCCGCGCAGGTTTTCGGCATTACCCCGGACCTGGCCACCTTTGGCAAGGTCATCGGCGGTGGCATGCCGGTGGGGGCCTTTGGCGGACGGCGGGACATCATGGAGCAGGTAGCCCCCCTGGGCTCCGTTTACCAGGCGGGGACGCTTTCGGGAAACCCGGTGGCCATGGCGGCGGGCCTCGCCACCCTGCAGGTCCTGGAGCGGGAGGCCGGGTGGGAAAAGCTCGAAAGGCTGGGCCAGGAGCTCGAACTAGCGTTGCTTCCCATCCTTTCCGGGCGTGGCCAGCTGGTGCGGTTGGGTTCCATTTTTTGGCTTTACCTGGATACTGCCTCGCCGGCGCCCCGGCGCTTTGACGCCATTGCCCCCCACGCCGCCGAGCGTTACAGGGCGCTGCACCGGGCCCTTCTGGAGCGGGGCGTGTACCTGGCACCTTCGGCTTACGAAGTGGGGTTCCTGTCGCTGGCCCACACCAGCGATGACCTGGCCTTCACCGCCCAAGCCCTGCAGCAGGCCCTGGCGGAGGTTTACTGGTGA
- the hemB gene encoding porphobilinogen synthase: MSDLVNRPRRLRFNPVLRDLVAEARLDPRLFVMPHFVLRDPQRVEDIAAMPGIQRQGIEPLLKTVESDLKLGIRSVLLFGVPGDDEPKHPDGRGAYDENALIPQAVAALKKRFGSDLLVITDVCLCAYTDHGHCGVIKNGKVANDPTLEHLARMALAHARAGADVVAPSDMMDGRVAAIRELLDEEGFVDTPIMSYSVKYASGYYGPFREAAHSAPQFGDRKSYQMDARNRREALLEAELDVAEGADILMVKPGLAYLDVLRDLKENFVQPVAVYNVSGEYSMVKAAAQRGWIDERAVIMENLHAFRRAGADIIITYHAREVLANGWL, encoded by the coding sequence ATGTCGGATCTTGTAAACCGTCCCCGTCGTTTGCGTTTTAACCCGGTGCTGCGGGATTTGGTGGCGGAAGCCCGCTTGGATCCCAGGCTGTTCGTGATGCCGCACTTCGTCTTGCGGGATCCCCAACGGGTGGAGGACATTGCCGCTATGCCCGGGATCCAGCGCCAGGGCATCGAGCCTCTGCTCAAAACCGTGGAAAGCGACTTAAAGCTCGGTATTCGCTCGGTGCTGCTGTTCGGTGTGCCGGGCGACGACGAGCCCAAACACCCCGACGGACGCGGTGCTTACGACGAAAACGCCTTGATCCCCCAGGCCGTGGCTGCCCTCAAAAAGCGCTTTGGCTCCGACCTTCTGGTCATCACCGACGTTTGCCTTTGCGCCTACACCGATCACGGCCACTGCGGGGTGATCAAAAACGGCAAGGTGGCCAACGACCCCACCCTGGAGCACCTGGCCCGCATGGCCCTGGCCCACGCCCGGGCGGGCGCCGACGTGGTGGCCCCTTCGGACATGATGGACGGGCGGGTGGCCGCCATCCGCGAGCTTTTGGACGAAGAGGGCTTTGTGGACACCCCCATCATGAGCTACTCGGTGAAGTACGCCTCCGGCTACTACGGACCCTTCCGGGAGGCCGCTCATTCCGCACCGCAGTTCGGGGACCGCAAGTCCTACCAGATGGACGCCCGCAACCGCCGGGAAGCGCTGCTGGAAGCCGAGCTGGACGTGGCGGAAGGGGCCGACATCCTCATGGTGAAGCCGGGGCTTGCCTATTTGGACGTGCTGCGCGATTTGAAGGAGAACTTCGTGCAGCCGGTGGCGGTGTACAACGTTTCCGGCGAGTACTCCATGGTGAAAGCGGCAGCCCAAAGGGGCTGGATTGACGAGCGGGCGGTGATCATGGAAAACCTGCACGCCTTCCGGCGCGCTGGCGCCGACATCATCATCACCTACCACGCCCGCGAGGTTTTGGCCAACGGTTGGTTGTGA
- the hemC gene encoding hydroxymethylbilane synthase — translation MPKPLRIGTRGSDLALWQARKVAELLSQRAGADCQLVIIHTSGDRDRSRALHEVGGSGFFTKELQQALLQREVDLVVHSLKDLPTQEPEGLTLGAVCVREDPAELLLARPAALGDGPLGLKPNAVVGTSSLRRTAQLLALQADLQVKALRGNVPTRVRKLREGEYDAIVLAYAGVHRLGLDLSDLVARKLPLEVLLPAPAQGALGVEVRADDTATRNLVACLHEPLLAQEVEAERQVLVGLGGGCHIPLGAYCQAQNGSFFLRAALGTLRPDLSLVSLVRSEARAATPQEAAAQVLQVLLGKALS, via the coding sequence ATGCCTAAGCCGTTGCGCATTGGCACCCGAGGTTCCGACCTCGCCCTCTGGCAGGCCCGGAAGGTGGCCGAGCTCCTCTCTCAAAGGGCCGGGGCGGACTGCCAGCTGGTCATCATCCACACCTCCGGGGATCGCGACCGCAGCCGGGCCCTGCACGAGGTGGGCGGCAGCGGGTTTTTTACCAAGGAGCTGCAGCAAGCCCTGCTCCAGCGGGAAGTGGACCTGGTGGTGCACTCCCTCAAAGACCTGCCTACCCAGGAGCCGGAAGGCTTAACGTTGGGTGCGGTGTGTGTGCGGGAAGATCCCGCTGAGCTTTTGCTGGCGCGGCCGGCTGCCCTCGGTGACGGGCCTTTGGGACTCAAACCCAACGCCGTGGTGGGGACCTCGTCGCTGCGGCGTACCGCGCAGCTTTTAGCCTTGCAGGCGGACCTGCAGGTCAAGGCGCTGCGCGGCAACGTGCCAACCCGGGTTCGTAAGCTCCGCGAAGGGGAGTACGACGCCATCGTGCTGGCCTACGCCGGGGTCCACCGCTTGGGGCTGGACCTCTCTGACCTTGTCGCCCGCAAGCTGCCGCTGGAGGTCCTGCTCCCCGCCCCGGCCCAGGGGGCCCTGGGGGTGGAGGTGCGCGCCGACGACACCGCGACCCGCAATTTGGTCGCCTGTCTTCACGAACCGCTCCTGGCGCAAGAGGTGGAGGCTGAACGTCAGGTGCTGGTGGGCTTGGGAGGGGGCTGCCACATCCCCTTAGGGGCTTACTGCCAGGCGCAAAACGGCTCGTTTTTCCTGCGCGCTGCCCTGGGCACCCTGCGCCCGGACCTGTCGCTGGTTTCGTTAGTTCGCAGTGAAGCACGTGCGGCGACCCCGCAGGAGGCAGCGGCCCAGGTGTTGCAGGTTTTACTGGGGAAGGCGTTGTCGTGA
- the hemA gene encoding glutamyl-tRNA reductase — protein sequence MNTLFALGTNHRLATPEEVAQARIPEHLLPDALHTIAQRLNASELVYLATCHRTEFYVVHEGDLCPGRLTQALRQALAELTGGVASLPESSRCLLLQGASVAQHLFRVSAALDSLMLGESQILGQVKEAFRQSAQAGLAKAKLHTLFGQAFRAAKRVRTETRLSQGATSLVSLARNIIRERLSQDSRPVAIVGAGEMAAAAGSLVRKLDGTRDIVIFNRSQERGQALAQQLGASFQLLSNLFEASNGFSVVVLAVASEEPVLSPAVAARLAPALIVDLGLPANAAPECAAVPGITLVNQTTLHAESEANRQARAAEVAKAEAIIREQLEELGQELLEHNLAPVAKALRQVFYQSARWELQQAFSNGHGTLPQEFLDELAERLAQRLVRTPMKGLREVAFTHSLQALDTFLSAVSGEHA from the coding sequence ATGAATACCCTCTTCGCCCTGGGCACCAACCACCGCCTGGCCACGCCGGAAGAGGTCGCTCAGGCCAGAATCCCCGAACACCTGCTGCCAGACGCCCTTCACACCATAGCCCAAAGGCTCAACGCCAGCGAGCTGGTGTACCTGGCCACCTGCCATCGCACCGAGTTTTACGTGGTTCACGAGGGCGATCTCTGCCCCGGCCGCCTCACCCAAGCGCTGCGGCAAGCATTAGCGGAGCTCACCGGCGGTGTAGCTTCGCTTCCCGAATCGTCCCGCTGCCTCTTGCTACAAGGAGCCTCGGTGGCCCAACATCTCTTTCGGGTCAGCGCGGCTTTGGACTCGCTGATGCTGGGGGAAAGCCAAATCCTCGGTCAGGTGAAGGAAGCGTTCCGGCAATCGGCGCAAGCGGGCCTCGCCAAGGCTAAGCTGCACACGCTCTTCGGCCAGGCTTTTCGGGCGGCCAAGAGGGTGCGCACGGAAACCAGGCTTTCCCAGGGCGCCACCTCTCTGGTTTCCCTGGCGCGAAACATCATCCGGGAACGCCTGAGTCAGGACAGCCGCCCGGTGGCCATCGTGGGGGCCGGCGAAATGGCCGCTGCCGCTGGAAGCTTGGTGAGGAAGCTCGATGGCACCCGCGACATTGTGATTTTCAACCGCTCCCAGGAGCGGGGCCAAGCACTGGCGCAACAGCTCGGCGCCAGCTTTCAGCTGTTGTCCAACCTGTTTGAAGCCAGCAATGGCTTTTCCGTGGTGGTGCTGGCGGTGGCCAGCGAAGAGCCGGTTTTGAGCCCGGCGGTGGCGGCGCGGCTGGCCCCGGCGCTCATCGTGGACCTGGGCCTGCCCGCCAACGCCGCTCCCGAATGCGCCGCGGTCCCAGGGATCACGCTGGTCAACCAAACCACCCTCCACGCCGAGTCGGAAGCCAACCGCCAGGCGCGGGCGGCCGAAGTGGCCAAGGCCGAGGCCATCATCCGCGAGCAGCTTGAAGAACTCGGGCAAGAGCTTTTGGAGCACAACCTGGCGCCGGTGGCCAAGGCGTTGCGGCAGGTTTTCTACCAGTCCGCCCGCTGGGAGCTGCAGCAGGCCTTTTCCAACGGCCACGGCACGCTCCCCCAGGAGTTTTTGGACGAGCTGGCGGAGCGTTTGGCCCAAAGGCTGGTGCGCACCCCCATGAAGGGCTTACGCGAGGTGGCCTTCACCCACTCCCTGCAAGCGCTGGACACCTTCCTCTCCGCGGTGAGCGGCGAGCATGCCTAA
- a CDS encoding THUMP domain-containing class I SAM-dependent RNA methyltransferase codes for MELTCVATCSRGLEEVLLQELQLLGVRGQARPGAVEFAATWEQVARANLWLRTAIRVLVFLASGPCSGREELYQLAFSVRWEELLWREATVAVQVAGRHAAFANTHFAAMVVKDALVDRMREHRGFRPSVDVKNPDLRVVLHLERGACALYLDTSGEPLSHRGYRPRQAQAPLSECLAAGLLLLAGYDGRQPVLDPMCGSGTIVVEAALLASRTPPGWKRSFAFERWPFASTHHLKEARAEALAGRRKPAAPIVGRDLAQQALNLARKAAKAAGVDALVRWERGDVRELPRVPAGTLIITNPPYGVRLGEEAELVALYRQLGDAVKRQAAGSTLWLLLGNPRLARQVGLKACKKIQLFNGPLKCQFCAYPVVEGEFKKGGA; via the coding sequence GTGGAACTGACCTGTGTGGCCACCTGCTCCCGGGGGCTGGAAGAAGTTTTGCTGCAGGAACTCCAGCTCCTTGGTGTGCGCGGGCAAGCACGACCGGGAGCGGTGGAGTTTGCAGCCACCTGGGAACAGGTGGCGCGGGCCAATTTGTGGCTGCGAACCGCCATTCGCGTGCTGGTTTTTCTCGCCTCCGGCCCCTGCTCGGGGAGGGAAGAGCTTTACCAGCTCGCTTTTTCCGTTCGCTGGGAGGAGCTTCTGTGGAGAGAAGCCACGGTGGCGGTGCAGGTGGCGGGGCGGCATGCAGCGTTTGCCAACACCCACTTTGCCGCTATGGTTGTGAAGGATGCGCTGGTGGATCGCATGCGAGAGCACCGAGGCTTTCGCCCTTCGGTGGACGTAAAAAACCCGGACCTCCGGGTGGTATTGCACCTGGAGCGGGGAGCTTGCGCGCTCTACCTGGACACCTCCGGGGAACCTTTAAGCCACCGCGGGTACCGGCCAAGGCAAGCCCAAGCCCCGCTTTCTGAGTGCCTGGCCGCTGGGCTTTTGCTGTTGGCCGGCTACGATGGCCGACAGCCAGTTTTAGACCCCATGTGTGGCTCGGGGACCATCGTCGTGGAAGCAGCGCTTTTAGCGTCCCGCACCCCTCCAGGATGGAAGCGCTCCTTTGCCTTCGAGCGCTGGCCCTTTGCCAGCACCCATCACCTGAAAGAAGCAAGAGCTGAGGCCTTGGCGGGACGGCGAAAGCCTGCGGCTCCCATTGTTGGCCGGGATTTGGCGCAGCAAGCCCTGAACCTGGCCCGCAAGGCCGCTAAAGCCGCCGGGGTGGACGCTCTGGTGCGCTGGGAAAGGGGAGATGTGCGGGAGCTTCCCAGGGTGCCAGCCGGGACGTTAATCATCACCAACCCCCCTTACGGGGTGCGTTTGGGGGAGGAAGCGGAGCTGGTGGCCCTGTACCGCCAGCTGGGGGATGCGGTGAAAAGGCAAGCGGCGGGTTCTACGCTCTGGCTTTTGTTGGGCAACCCACGTCTCGCTCGCCAGGTGGGGCTTAAAGCGTGCAAGAAAATCCAGCTTTTTAACGGCCCGCTGAAATGTCAGTTTTGCGCCTATCCGGTGGTGGAAGGCGAGTTCAAAAAGGGCGGGGCTTAA
- a CDS encoding aminotransferase class IV — translation MTGSTENPRWAYVDGVFVPFASAAVPLEDRGLEFSESLYEVVAVINGKPFRLADHVERMLQGARELGLQEGVPPLARWQHVVADLWARERFDSAILYAQLTGGTAAREHLPGQRKKPLFFAYLRPFTFPAPSLIAQGIAAVTVPEMRWQRRDIKTTMLLPAVLAKQQARQKGAQEAIFVGQDGYVNEGASSNVCVVRSGVVASPPPGERLLEGVTLKAVSELCAELGLPFHRRWVSLSDLKGADEVFIASTTTLIMPVVRLDGQLVGGGKPGPITLRLAYHFQKLFTGEQTAATDSRPF, via the coding sequence GTGACTGGAAGCACGGAGAACCCGCGCTGGGCCTACGTGGACGGCGTTTTCGTGCCGTTCGCCAGTGCTGCGGTGCCTTTAGAGGACCGCGGTTTGGAGTTTTCCGAGTCGCTTTACGAGGTGGTGGCGGTGATTAACGGCAAGCCCTTTCGCCTTGCCGACCACGTGGAGCGAATGCTGCAGGGGGCGCGGGAGCTGGGGCTTCAGGAAGGTGTGCCGCCGCTGGCCCGGTGGCAGCACGTGGTGGCCGACCTTTGGGCACGGGAGCGTTTTGACAGCGCCATCCTTTACGCCCAGCTCACCGGCGGCACCGCCGCCCGGGAGCACCTGCCCGGCCAACGCAAAAAACCGCTTTTTTTCGCGTACTTGCGGCCTTTTACATTTCCCGCCCCTAGCCTCATCGCCCAGGGCATTGCCGCTGTAACCGTCCCGGAGATGCGCTGGCAGCGGCGGGACATCAAAACCACTATGCTGCTCCCCGCTGTACTGGCCAAGCAGCAGGCGCGGCAAAAAGGCGCCCAGGAGGCGATCTTCGTCGGCCAGGACGGCTACGTCAACGAGGGTGCCTCCAGCAACGTGTGCGTGGTGCGCAGCGGTGTGGTGGCCAGCCCACCCCCTGGGGAGCGGCTTTTGGAAGGGGTAACGCTTAAGGCGGTAAGCGAGCTTTGCGCGGAACTTGGCCTTCCCTTCCACCGCCGCTGGGTTTCCCTTTCCGACCTGAAAGGTGCCGACGAGGTTTTCATTGCCTCCACGACCACCCTTATCATGCCGGTGGTGCGTTTAGATGGACAACTAGTGGGTGGTGGAAAACCCGGGCCCATCACGTTGCGCCTGGCTTACCACTTTCAAAAGCTCTTTACCGGAGAGCAAACCGCCGCTACGGACTCAAGACCGTTTTAA